The Terriglobales bacterium genome has a window encoding:
- a CDS encoding S-methyl-5'-thioadenosine phosphorylase: MQQAEIGIIGGSGLYSMPGFSDVHEVEISTPFGAPSDPYVLGKLEGRNVAFLARHGRGHRISPTELNFRANIYGMKQLGVERILSLSAVGSLKEEHKPTDFVIPDQFFDRTKHRVSTFFGEGVVAHVSFADPVCGELGKVMKSACDGAKVTSKLGGTYLCMEGPQFSTKAESNIYRSWGMDVIGMTNLQEAKLAREAEICYATAAMVTDYDCWHPHHDSVTVEQIIGVLNKNASNACEVVRRAVAAMPKTRSCKCGSALQHALLTQPDKIPAATRKKLALFLDKYLDKKAGAN, translated from the coding sequence TTGCAGCAGGCAGAAATTGGAATCATTGGGGGCAGCGGCTTGTATTCCATGCCCGGTTTCAGCGATGTACATGAAGTTGAAATCAGCACGCCTTTCGGAGCGCCTTCTGACCCTTATGTTTTGGGCAAACTGGAAGGGCGCAATGTCGCCTTTCTGGCACGGCACGGACGAGGGCATCGCATCTCGCCGACCGAGCTTAATTTTCGCGCCAATATCTATGGTATGAAGCAGCTTGGAGTGGAGCGCATCCTCTCACTTTCGGCGGTGGGTTCCCTCAAGGAAGAGCACAAGCCCACGGATTTCGTCATCCCCGACCAGTTTTTTGACCGCACCAAGCACCGGGTTTCGACCTTCTTTGGGGAAGGCGTGGTGGCGCACGTCAGCTTTGCCGATCCGGTTTGCGGCGAGCTGGGCAAAGTGATGAAGAGCGCCTGTGACGGCGCCAAGGTGACATCGAAGCTGGGTGGAACGTATTTGTGCATGGAGGGGCCGCAGTTTTCTACCAAAGCAGAGTCGAACATTTATCGCAGTTGGGGCATGGATGTCATCGGCATGACCAACCTGCAGGAGGCCAAGCTGGCCCGCGAGGCAGAGATTTGCTATGCCACTGCCGCCATGGTGACTGACTATGACTGCTGGCATCCGCACCATGATTCGGTCACGGTAGAGCAGATTATCGGCGTGCTCAACAAAAATGCCAGCAATGCATGTGAAGTCGTGAGGCGCGCGGTGGCCGCCATGCCTAAAACTCGAAGCTGTAAATGCGGCTCAGCGCTGCAGCACGCTCTGCTGACTCAGCCCGATAAAATCCCCGCCGCAACCCGCAAAAAACTTGCGCTCTTCCTTGATAAATACCTGGACAAAAAAGCGGGGGCAAACTAA
- a CDS encoding VOC family protein yields MLGSKDIVAFIPTRDAHKAKEFYQQTLGLLLISEDEFAVVFDAHGIMLRVTPAPEFKPHPFTVLGWQVLGIEKVVSALQEKGVVFEKYGFMKQDDLGIWSAPSGAKVAWFKDPDGNLLSVSQHT; encoded by the coding sequence ATGCTGGGCTCAAAAGACATCGTCGCCTTCATTCCCACCCGGGACGCTCATAAGGCAAAGGAGTTTTATCAGCAGACGCTGGGGCTTCTCTTGATCAGCGAAGATGAATTTGCCGTGGTCTTTGACGCCCACGGAATCATGCTGCGGGTAACCCCTGCCCCGGAGTTCAAGCCCCATCCATTTACGGTTCTGGGATGGCAAGTCTTGGGCATTGAGAAAGTTGTCTCCGCTCTCCAGGAAAAAGGTGTCGTCTTTGAAAAATATGGCTTCATGAAGCAAGACGATCTCGGAATTTGGAGCGCACCCAGCGGCGCAAAGGTCGCATGGTTCAAAGACCCGGATGGTAATTTACTCAGTGTGTCACAGCATA